CGAgtaaaccaaaaataattaattgtaGTAGGAAAGTAGGTGATTGATATGCTTACCTTGACAACGACACAGGAGCAGCCTACAACCTTCCTTGCCTTGCCCTCAGAGTCAATCTTGCAAAGCTGCAAGGAGTGTAAGTGGAGGTTGTTACGATCAAGGCTCAAGTTCATACAACAGAATACACAGCATAGTGGAAAATGGCATGCTCTAGAAAATTGAAACACATCTGAATGGACTAAAAATAAAATGTAAAGGCTTCACATTTACAGAAAATAGTAAATTTTTCCCTGTCAAACGAAAGTTGGAGCAATGGAAGTCATAAAATGAATGTTAAAATGAGTAATCCAGTGACACTACCTGGGCAGCAACAATAATACTATGTAAAAAATGCACAGGTTTTATACTCAAACTCACCCCAGCCCACTCGCCAAGAGTCTTAGCAGCAGGAACAGTGACCAGGTGAACATTGTGCTCAGCGCAGAGCGCCTTCACCAGCTTGACATAATCAGGCTGGTCACAGTCCTCAGCAAGCACACAAAGCTGTGCGGCGTGCTTCTCGATGGCCTTGGCAGCCTCACGAAGACCCTTGACAAGTCCATCGTGAGCACTTGACTTCTTCATCACGAGCTGCAGCGCAGTCATCAAGTCCATCGGCTCTCCAAGAACTGGGGTTGGTGCCTCGACCGCGACTGGGGCCTCCTGTTCACTGCCATATCAGAACAATTTGGTGAATTGACAAGGCTGGAACCAAAAGCTTTAAGTACATCAAACAAATTTGCAATGCAAAACCTATAAAAGTATCAACATATACTGCACACAGATAAAACATTTCAATGCTACTAGTAGTCAGGCATTGGGATAATACAAGCAACAGGACATAGGTCGCAAGCCAGCAGAACTTAAAAGCAAACAAAGTGAAGTTCATTTTTACAGTCTTTGatatgatgataataataatcTCAATCAATTGAAACAAAACCATTCATCTGTCAGCTGGTTAGATTGGTACACTAAACTACACAGACAAGGCAAACCTGCAGAAAACTAAAGCTTACTAATAGCCCAATTAGCCATCAAAACCTCAGTTTGGTTTTGTCAGCCTGCTAGCAACTGGAGGCTTGAATTGCACAATTTTCATCAAATCATAAGTTATGAACGCACTTGCAAAACAATCTAATTTCATTAGAGCACAAATGAGCTGAACATGCCTTTATGAAGCTCGACCCAGGGCAGTAGATGTGCCCAATCATCATTCAAGATCGGAAGACCGCATAGTCGCAGGATAATCATTTCATCACAACAGTAGCGCAACTAATCTACCGAGCTATTGGCTATTGCTACTGCTACCCGCGACTGTTCCGGAAAGCACGCATCGAGTAGAACGATTCTAGCGGCATACCAATCCGGAACTGAAATTTCATTAACCAGACCAAGATTCCTGAAACGAGCAAGGAAAAGACATCGGCTGGGGAACTTACGCCATCTTCCGCGCTGTGAAGGGGTCCCTGGCCGGCTGCGAAGGGAGATCTGGAGCAGGCAAGCGAAAAGTCAGTAGCGATTAGTGAGGGAGACGGGAGGAGCAAGAACAAGCGAGACGAGGGGAGCGCGCCGCCAcctggagggagggagggagcaccGGGCGGCTGCTAGGGCTTTGGCGAGAGGGTGTGAGACAGGTGGGAGAAGGCGGAATTATAGTGCCGGGCTGCCGGCTCGTTGAGCCAGGCCTTATGGGCCTTCGTGGGTTAAATGTTTGTATGGGCCTTCGTGGGTTAAATATTTATATGGGCCTTCGTCAGCTCTCTGAAATATTCCAGCTCTGCTGGCgtggagccttctcttcctttttCTTAGTTCAGCATGGAGCTTTTTTTGTGCGTGGTGACGATCATATTTTATTGGGCTGTACGTAGGGGTATTTTTGTCATCTCATATGAATCTTATTTTCCCCCAAACTTTATAATCACGTTTAGCTTAGGATGGAAAAAGTATGTATTTATAATGGTATAAATTTGTCTGTTTGTTTGTTCGATTGTGTATCGACAAATTCTACGGAACCGTGTCAGTAAATAAATTTTATCTATAAAGAAAAATGGAACATGCTTCAATACAAAAGttatgaaaaaaataaataaagacgaTAAACAAATCAAAGGAGACAAGATATAGTACAAGAGAATAATCCATCTATCTATATTGTCGCGAAAAATAAGTGTTCACATTACAAAGAACAAAACAACGTAACTTATTCTCTATTCTACTTGTTAGTAATAGTTTGTTGGTCTGGAGAAAGGATATTGTTCTCAATGTACACTTACGATGTTATAAACATAGTGGTGTTAAGTGGTAACCAATTTCATACCGTGTGTCCTAACAAATGACAATCTCTATCTCtacgactaaaacattcataactattccgtcCACAGGTGCAACACCAAAGCCGCTCCATGTGATCAGATCAGAAAGGCAACGCGCACTCGCTCCATACGATCAGTTCAATCCCTATAACAGCCACAGCAAATTAGAAAGGCAAAAATCAATTCGCTCTCaatcccatcccatcccatcccatccaATGTTCATGCGTTACTCACGTGCATCGAGATCCTTCCGTCggtttgccttgcctttccatgCGTTCCCCTGCTGCTCGCGCCGGCAGGTGGGACCTCATCCCTGCAGCGTTGTTCCTCCCTGCGGTGTTGAAGTAGGAAACAACGCCGCGCACCACGTTGATTGCGGCGCCTGCTCCCTTCCTCGTGCGGCCCTTCTTTTTTTCTCTTGCTCTCCCTTCTTCCCGTGCGTTGCTTCGCGTACGTCGCCCACGAACGCGCACCGCCTCGTGCGGCTGGAGGCTTCCCTTCCGTGCTCCTCTGCTGCGTCTCGGTCCACGACGAACCACGCCCGGCGCGGTGTCTTGAGTCTTGACGACGCTGCGCCTACAGATAAGGCCAATCTGATACGAGAAGAAGGCGCGAAATCTTGACGACGCTGCCCGCTCGAGTCTCCGTGGCGCCGCGCCCTCATCAGTGAAACTGCTGCTTTGCGCCGCCCTCCCCAGTATCCAGCGgtgagccaatcaatcccctgaTGTATTTCCTACTTGCACTCATCCATCCCCGTCTGGGCCTGCGTAGGCAGCCCTGGTGTGAGCAGCAGCAAAATCATTAAACCCTTTTAACTTGGAAGCACGTGACGATCACAGGTTATTTAAATGAGAAAATTCCTTCATTGCCATTGAAAACTATAACCATCCCTTCCTTGCCATTCAAAATTAtatgatcacttcattgccattAGTTTTAGATATTCTGTTCCCTCATTGCCACTGCTGTTACAGAGGAGTCACGGCGTGACTTCGCTCCCGTTCCCGACGTCCAGACACCATCCGACGGTTCAAAAAAGTGCCTCCCAGCGGCGGCTGGGCTGATGTCACCATGCTGCCACGGCTGTGGTGACGGCGGCGGGAGGTGGGTCAGTCCGTCAGTCAGTCAGGGGCACGCCCCCACCGACTGCGCGAGCCGCTCGACCTTGACGGCGATCTCCGGCGGCACCCGCATGGCGGGGCGCGGCCACTCCTTGCAATGGCGGAGGTCCAGCCCCAGCACGTTCGACACATCCTCGGAGCTCCACCCGGCCCGCCGGAGCGAGTCGGAGCACCGGTCGGCCTTGAGCAGGAGCGCGTCGAGCACCGTGTCTGAATCCACCGCAGCGGGGGCGGCCTCCTCGCCGTCGAACACCCCCCCGGAGGCCGCCACCTCGACCATCTCCGTCACCTCCGTGTCCCTCCACCCGCCCTGCCTCAGCACGTGGCCCAGCCGGTCAAGGTAGCTGTCCACCCAGTGCGGGATCCTAGACCGCCTGGCCGCCGACGGCGGCGATGCGCACCCGGAGGACCGCGACGACGTGGTGGACGCCTTCGACGAGGACgagtcgcggcggcggcggcggttgtgGGGGATGTACCCcagggtaccacaagatggtacatgggccgcaccatccgaggtggcccggcccgtaagatcaaggcgtacacatcaagattacaagttgtactagatattgtaatagtaccaaattggatactttacttgtaaccttgtctcttcggagtatataaggagagacaagggtcccctagaggataggttaatctgtatacatctcaatacaatacaccaaagacacaggacgtaggatattacgtcgatcagacggcccgaacctgtctaaatcgctgtctctgcgccttgtgtcaccatctggttcctgattacacgcaccgtctaccgacaatctaccaccacgggcacccccctcggtggactgccgaccatatttcatcgacagtggcgcgccaggtagggggtgtgcgtgctgatccttTGGCAAACCAGATGggattttcttcaccaacttcatcCGTGGCAACCTGGCGACTGGCGGCGGCATCCCTCGATAGACGGATCTGATTTCGCATCTACTGCACTCCAACGATCAAGCGGCGGCCAGCAATAAAGCAACATGGAGCTATGTTTCCATCAAAGATGCTAATCGGCCGTACGAGCAAACTGGAGCAATCGAAGAAATATTCGAGCACTACAGATCTCATCGGGAGTGATCAGTAATCCTACAAGCTGCTATACGTCGGCGGCATAGCTCCAGGTCTCGTGGCCACCTTGTACGGATCAGCCAGATCAGTGGGACCAAGGAGGAACAAGTGAGAAAAAAGAAGCCAACTCCAGATGAGATCAACATGCATGGACATGCATCACAACGCACGGCTGCATGCAGGAGCGGCTAGCAACCAGGCACGATCGATTATGGATCTGCACAGACGACACTTATCATTGACCAATCAAGGAGGCCCGACGTGGGTTCAATCTACAGAGTCATGCTCTGGCCGCGCGATGGGCCCAGGCATCACAGCCATGCACCGGATCGGAGTCAACCATGGACAGCATGCAAGATCTGAAAAGCTCTAGTTAATTCCGGCTTTGCATGCAGCAAGGACGCGTGATCTACCCAAGCCATGCAAAGCTAACAAGATACGTAGCATGTATATACGTATATACATCTGCACGGAAGGAAGCAAATCAACTACACGTGAGGTCTACTTGCACGTATCCATCATCATGGAGCCAAATACGACGACTCCAACAGCGAAGCGGTCTCAGCCAGAGGCGAGCCACGCCGAGCCATCTAGTAAGCTACATCGAGCCAAGCGAGCCACATCAAGCTGTTCAAGCCATCCAGTGGGTCACGACGATGCAGAAGTGAGCCGCGTCGAGCCACAAGCGAGCCATGTCGAGCCAACCACGgatcacgtcgaccacgtcctgagcggctccgccaagctccgaccaccagaccacctcgaccacgtcccaagcggctccgccgagctccgaccagcAGACCACCGGACCACGTCCCGatcggctccgccgagctctgaccacatcgatcaccagaccacgtcgcaatgatgatcgccgcaaaGAACGAcgctacgacaaccgcgaccaccgtcatgaCGGCAGGTCAGAAAACTCGAGGGccggacgacttcatcgccatcgaccagatttctattCAAAGATAactacacttctaatatttatatttaatataattttcattatgacgtttctccacaacgtcctcgtcatagttattcttcaaataacgtttgtccatgtatacaatcttaaatataacatacagctatacttaatgcaaatccttgaccagtcatgttgacgctcgatgtctccagaaaaggccctgtctccagctcctccctacacgtgcacgagcgtctgccctctgcgttatgtgtggtcggcagcggctccttagcgacgctttgttcttcctacacgtgcacgggctccgcgccccgcgttatggttaacgggctaactagggctggagactcagctacatgctaactggtcgggcaat
Above is a genomic segment from Miscanthus floridulus cultivar M001 chromosome 3, ASM1932011v1, whole genome shotgun sequence containing:
- the LOC136545536 gene encoding small ribosomal subunit protein eS12, with translation MAEQEAPVAVEAPTPVLGEPMDLMTALQLVMKKSSAHDGLVKGLREAAKAIEKHAAQLCVLAEDCDQPDYVKLVKALCAEHNVHLVTVPAAKTLGEWAGLCKIDSEGKARKVVGCSCVVVKDYGEESEGLNIVQEYVKSH